The window TCCAGCAGAACCGCCAGGCGATCCTCAGCTCGCCCAGCTACGTGCTGGCAGAGAAGGACGTGTTGTTCCTCTCGGAGCCCGAGATGCGGCCGGTCCGCATGCAGCTGGAGCTGCAGAAGACCGAGCAGGCGATGAACGCCGAGGGGATCGAGTCGACCGTGGTGGTGTTCGGCGGCACGCAGATCGTCCCCGAGCACCAGGCCCAGAGCAAGGTCAAGCTAGCCAGGCTCGAGCTCGACGGCGACCCCGACAACCAGCGGCTGCAGCGGGCGCTGGTGCGGGCCGAGAAGCAGCTCGAGAAGAGCCGCTTCTACGACGAGTGCCGCGAGTTCGCCAAGATCGTCTCGAGCAGCTGCCAGATCGACGGCAAGTGCGAGTTCGTGATCACCACCGGCGGTGGGCCCGGCATCATGGAGGCCGGCAACCGCGGCGCCTTCGACGTCGGCGCCAAGAGCATCGGCCTGAACATCGAGCTGCCGCACGAGCAGGAGCCCAACCCGTACATCACGCCGAGCCTCTGCTTCCAGTTCCACTACTTCGCGATGCGCAAGTTCCACTTCATCCTGCGGGCGGCGGCGCTGGTGGTGTTCCCCGGCGGCTACGGCACGCTCGACGAGCTGTTCAACACGCTCTGCCTGCGGCAGACCGGCCGCATGCAGGCGATCCCGATCATCCTCTACGGACGCAAGTACTGGGACAGCATCGTCAACCTGCAGAGCCTGGCCGACGAGGGCGTGATCGCCGACGAGCACCTCGACCTGGTGAGCTACGCCGAGACCCCCGAGGAGGCGTGGAAGATCATCGCCACGTTCCACGGCGTGGATTAGTCGGCCGCCAATGTATCCCCGGCTCTCCGAGCCGGGACCGCTAGCGAGCCTAATCCCGCGGTAGAGCCATCGCCGGAGCCGCGGATGTTCGCTGCTCCGGCCGCTCACGCGGCCGGCTCTCGGACGGCAGAGCTGAATTCACGGCCCGCCTCGCCGTGCTACAATTCCTCGATTCCGGACCCAACCGACCAGTCAGCACTAGGACCCCTGCATGTCCCCCGACGCACAATCCCCCCAGACCATCGTCATCCAGCAGAAGGAGAGCCTGTTCGGCCGCTTCGGCAAGGTGCTGGTGGCGGTGGTGGTGATCCTGATCTTTTCGCTGATCGGGCTGTCCGCCCAGTACCAGCAGTACTTCAGCGAGCCGGGCGGGCCGCAGGAGAAGTACCACTCGCTCAGCAAGACCGCGACCGACAAAGTGGCGATCATCACGGTCGCCGGCACCATCATCGAGGGGGACGACTTCGTCAAGAAGCAGATCGACCTCGTCCGCGAGGACGACAGCGTCAAGGCCTTGGTGCTGCGGGTCAACTCGCCCGGCGGCACGGTAACCTACAGCGACTACCTGCTGCACCACCTCAACGAGCT is drawn from Posidoniimonas polymericola and contains these coding sequences:
- a CDS encoding LOG family protein is translated as MTSPNEFSLDAHHEQLPEEVQQNRQAILSSPSYVLAEKDVLFLSEPEMRPVRMQLELQKTEQAMNAEGIESTVVVFGGTQIVPEHQAQSKVKLARLELDGDPDNQRLQRALVRAEKQLEKSRFYDECREFAKIVSSSCQIDGKCEFVITTGGGPGIMEAGNRGAFDVGAKSIGLNIELPHEQEPNPYITPSLCFQFHYFAMRKFHFILRAAALVVFPGGYGTLDELFNTLCLRQTGRMQAIPIILYGRKYWDSIVNLQSLADEGVIADEHLDLVSYAETPEEAWKIIATFHGVD